CTCCTCTCAATGAGAAGGAGCAGCGGCTCTACTCTGAGACTCTCCCAGATAACAGAGGACATAACCTCATTTCAACCGCTTGTGTCCGTGACCAGGGTGGGGATGTAGTTCAGCTGGTAAATTGAGAGCTTTCTGAGGTCCATGCAAGAGCTTTCAGCAATTCCAGGCGAATCTCATCCACTCTAGTGCCTTGTCACTGTGAAGCTTTTTCACTACATCAGTGACTTTGGCCACAGACGAATTCTGCCTCCCTGGAAGTCTCCAGCTCAACCTTCAGGGTAGAAGGCATGTTCCTCGGCTTTAGGAGCTTCTCAAAGTGTTCCTTCTGGTGCccaacaatatcctcagctgagtTCAGAGCTTCATCACCCTTATTGAGCACAGTTTGGGCAATGTCCCTCCTCCCCCTTCTGAGTTGTTGGAGCCTTTTCCAGAACATCTTTGAAGACACCTGAAAATCAGTCTCCATTAACTCTACAGACTCCTCACATGCCCTGGATTTCGCTTctgccactgccaaagctgctacCTTATTTACTTGTCTGTGCCAATCAGCGGAATCAAGAGTGCCCCGATTCTCCTTCTTCCGCTTGAcagcctccctcactgctggtgTTCACCAACAGGTTCTTTGGTTGCCATCATAACAGGCACGGACAAGGTTTTGGCAACAGCTATGAACAGTTGCTTCCACAACTGAGGTCTTCAACAAGGTCAATTCTGAATCAGTGTCTCCAACCTCCTCCAGAACATGTGAGAAGCTCCCTTGGAGATGAGAGTTCAGAGATGAAAATCAGAGTCCTCTGCCAGCTTTCCCTGGCAGACACAGACTACTCGTTTGGGCCTGTCAGGTTTGTCTGGCAGGTTTAGCtgccacctgattcaactcatcagatggtgatcagctcacagctcagcacctctctttaccAATGCATCCGAAACACGCAGCCACAGGTCAGACGACAAGACCTCGATGTCGGTAACTTACCTCTGACCCAAGGTGCTCTGTACCAAGTACACTTATAAGCAACCTTGTGTTTGAACGTGCTGTTTGTTATGGACAAACTgtgactagcacagaagtccaataACATCCCACCAAGGATCAATAGTCAATGCTTCAGCATGACTTAATTACTATGGGTCACGGACATTACTGAAGACTTGCTGCGCAACAGGGAATCGGTCACAGCTTCTCTGGCCAGCCTGCGAATCCCTTCCTGCACCAAACCTTCACCAAACACGTCAGTTGTTGTCCGTGAATCCAGAAGGTTGgcctgaaacagagaagaaagctcagagtaaatagaagtcttatttctagaggaacaagatacacttctcatctgattacggtgcttcaagtgtttgtgctcagtaacagtatttcttcacctcttccagagcgatgaaagtggacagaatatctccagcctggccagaggcgatgtcatcacccaacaagttgtccgtcaaggtggtagccatctctttttccctctgggcctggagctcccgctctttattgacgggcaggtttcggacctcttccacaatcctggatgaacacatttacagtcagagcagttcatcattctacggtccaggcggaccttttcataatagccgttgacagactgaaagtaaaataaggtgtttatcagctgtgctgttgaacCTTACTTTATCAACTTCTGACGAATctcctggaactctttcttattcCTGTCGATGGCTTCTCTTAACAGGACGAGATTCTCAAAGTTCTCCAGAGTCAGGTTCGTCAGGCAGCTGTCGTGCCACGGTGTCTGgcgctgggtcatgctggtttttgcgaccacttcatccacatgtaccagatccttctgggattcatcttcttctgactgttattAAGACAAAAGTTTTAGTTGGAATAAAATAAGAGGAAAATCATGACTTAcatgcagacaatattaatatgttcaggtagagtagggggttaaactgggtatttgcacgctgttgttctcaggaggtgaagctaggatgtaaagcaggcttaccttagtggaatccgtttccacagctagttcttgattggtgataatcacagaactaaaaaagttaaggaagatgaacccacagctgaagatgaagatgaagaagtacacCAACGCAGCATAGCGAAGTGcttcatccacactgaaatggacagaatattaaattagacaaaactgtcAGCAGAGtggctataaaatatgaatcttcaccaaatacaaacgtgccaaaacagatggacgtacactgaagtttactgcactcgcatatgttcacctagtgttctctttcagaactgacacttttacttatttagttatagtcagagatccagacaagagctgcttaccccttaaatccatagtagattttaaaccagccattctgggtgatgcagatgaacagagtgtACAGGGCTGTAGGGAAGTCTCCAAAAGCAGATGGAACTTCATCCccaaacagcatcactccacacaggccaaacatctagagcacaatcaataacagagcatttcagacaCAGCGTACAGCATTTCaccatgaacaaaacacaagtacagagaCCTTATCTTTTGGATCGTTTCTGAGATTTTATCATACAAATACGAATTGTGGAAGAGCACATACCACCATGAAGCacatgatgaggatgaagatgttcagcagtgcagacatgGAACGGGCGATGCTGTTGAGTGCTCTGGAAAATCCCTCggaaaaagcaaacagccttacactccgaaagagtcgcagcgttctggaaaaggagaaaagaaagaagcacaaatattgaACAGTTACAAACTGTGAGCTCAGTCtgaacagatacaccatcactctcctcttttccatccttttatgaggaacactgatctagatgaaaaacctgaggagttttaaaatgtgggaacacgtcactgtaattttcctcaccTGATGATCCTATTTTGGCTTGGGGGCAAGAATCTGTACCCCACCATCAGACCcagactgaccaagaaatccaggacattccacccactctgcagatacagaagaaataatgatcaaataagacttgatgagacacagcaaccttctacaaggaaaatatggattaatagaagtaaacattttgagaaaaaaaacagtaccatCCAGAAAATCCTGAAACCGTAGGTGAACTTGAGAACAATCTCTGAAATGAAAGCGGTGAAGATGATCCACTCCCAGATCAGGAATGCAGTCTCATGGTCCTGAAAttacagtcagaaagagagtggagtttaatatacagggtttctgaaagtacactcaaacacaagtaccagaaacatcacctgtcctacaaaacacactgacagaagcacagaactgtactgtagggttagtcagtcagtgggaGAGGGAACATGATCGAactgtctgaaaatatctggtGACATCAAGATTTTGGGTTCTCACCTTGGCAATCCTCGAGTTGGTCTGGACGCTGATGATGATGCAGTTGAGGAGTGCAATGACCAGGATGAGGAACTGGACAATTGGGTGCTCCACAATATACTGGAACATTGCAGAGATGTAGTTTCCAATGTTGTACTCCGTCTacatgtgagaagagaagagtgagaatTATTAACATCTCAGAACTTTTGGTCAGGACTCAAAGGCCCAGTGAAGAGCCAAAGCTGGTCTTATAAAGGTCTTAGGATTTATAGTAGAGCAATTCCACAACTCAGCACATGATGGATTAAACCCAGTGACTCCTTATAGTTCATTACTGAAGTGAaactcctttgtctttcttacatTTTCGTGGAGCAGCTCCATGAAGCCCTCTCCTGgttcctccacttcctccatcacggactgtggttccaaagaggttttagatgttttctgcccccaaaaagacagacattcatttagactctatatccatacacacatcttacacaaaatgtatttaccaAAAGCTCTGGAAAGAACCTGAAAAAACAGGTAAATGGAGAAGTTTAAGAGAACAGGTAAAAAAGAACCTGGTCCACCTTGAGCATGGCGAGGTGCTTCTGGTTCTGTCTGCTGGGAGACAGaagggctttctcctctcttacttcctccttcttcttcttcttttggtgATCGCTCATCTCTTCTGAGACTcgatcagctgctgtctgctccttaaAAGCTCCGCCGCTCTGTTCGTTACCATggaatctctctcactctatgacGTCATAAACGTTCCACCATCAAACGTCACCCAGCCGACAAGCGCATCTGCTAGTTAGCGCATATGCTAGTCTAGTTGGGTCACGAGGACTGATCACATGTCGTTGATCTGAATACTAAGTGAttgtaaatggacagaatattcatatatgatattatctagtggtcactgatcaataaaaatgaagattaaaatattagaattattagaacagaatattttttatagatatacttatatttataggCGGTTCACTGACAACTGTAAACATGGAGGATCAACTTCCGGTTGATAAAACCAACCCCTTTATTGCTGGAAGTGTTTCACTGAAGTCATTCTGAATTTGTGTTAACAGTTAACAATTTAGCTccactttaaagaaaaaataatgaatattgatgAAATATAAAGGTTTAGGTTGTGTTCGATACACTACccgtattgtgatattacagattAGCATTACCTGAAGGAAATACAGAGCttgcaaataagtaaataaacctttctgcagcttctttaaaaaaaaacttgtctaAAGAAAAATTTCATCAAcgatgtgtttaaaaatgaaaaagaggaaaatccataaactaaagatttcattgttttataaatataagatatgttacagtctgttccacatcaaacacactgatatttttatcatattttatattgggaatttacatcaacaaaagttacaaaatttatatttagatttcacatttatacatttttatcattatattcCCCTCATAATAAGCAccttcagatatcaaacatgtctgggGGATTGACTGCTTATGGGGTAAGGgacgtttattaaataataaagaaatatttattgaaaattttAAATTCATCAAGAATGTCGGACACGTGACCAGTAGAGGGCACTGATCTGCAGGTTTTTGGTAAAGACTGAAACTTACATTGTAGCCACATTAAAGTGAATACCACATTTAATGCctgcttatttaataataaaataatatttaatatttgttataCTGCATAAATTCAATGAGTTTAAGATGTGGACAGGTAATAATTTTAACACACTAAGCTACTAATCACAGGTAGGCCGGAGAGTGACAATCAGGAACTGCTGaatatttacctttacatttaaatacagacagttctgacactctaagaaagaggaaagatagaaaatgaaggcttgtgcaggtttaaatattttcatatgccAGGTGAAGTTCAGTGACTTGGAAATTGTTTTGTCTCCATTCCCTGACTCACACTCACCAATAACCATTTCTCGGAgctgtgtggagtgttctttctttagtcttcatggtgtcttcatttgtagggaggaatactgattaaccagtgactggagcttcatttctattttcttgtgcATCCAGTTAAAACTGGAGAAGGTGGTTTTGTAGAaagctagttttttttaatccgaCACCCTACTttcagtctgatggcttgggggaagaagttattgcagagtctggtcgtgttggacctgatgctgcggtaccttcttcctgatggcaggagggagaacagtctgtgtgaagggtgggtggggtcatccacaatggtggttgctttgcggacgcagcgggcagtgtaaatgctaataataacttacctcagcattgcaaataattatttacctcagcagtgctaataattatttacctcagcattgctaataattatttacctaagcagtgctaataattatttaccttagcagtgctaataatgatttacctaagcagtgctaataattatttacctcagcagtgctaataattatttacctcagcattgctaataattatttacctcagcagtgctaataattatttacctcagcattgctaataattatttacctaagcagtgctaataattatttacctcagcattgctaataattatttacctcagcattgctaataattatttacctaagcagtgctaataattatttaccttagcagtgctaataattatttacctcagcattgctaataattatttacctcagcagtgctaataattatttacctcagcattgctaataattatttacctcagcattgctaataattatttacctaagcagtgctaataattatttacctcagcattgctaataattatttaccttagcagtgctaataattatttaccttagcagtgctaataattatttacctcagcattgctaataattatttacctcagcattgctaataataatttacctcagcagagcaaataattatttacctcagcattgctaatagttatttacctcagcagtgctaataattatttacctcagcattgctaataattatttacctcagcagtgctaataattatttaccttagcagtgctaataattatttacctcagcattgctaataattatttacctcagcattgctaataataatttacctcagcagagcaaattattatttacctcagcattgctaatagttatttacctcagcagtgctaataattatttacctcagcattgctaataataatttacctcaatattgctaataataatttacctcagagtctgcataataatttacctcagcattgctaaaaatgatttacctcagcattgctaataatttacctcagcagtgctaataatgatttacctcagcagtgctaataactatttacctcagcagtgctaataactatttacctcagcagtgctaataattattgaactcagcagtgctaataattattgaactcagcactcagcagtgctaataataatttacctcagcactcggctagtgctaataataatttacctcagcactcggctagtgctaataataatttaatctcagcagtgctaataataatttacctcagcacacagcagtcctaataat
The genomic region above belongs to Salminus brasiliensis chromosome 8, fSalBra1.hap2, whole genome shotgun sequence and contains:
- the LOC140561410 gene encoding cation channel sperm-associated protein 4-like → MSSVIWESLRVEPLLLLIERSQLRLLGRLIRMSPQLPPVGDVLGTASWEETPRRTETEYSIGNYLTAMFQYIVEHPILQFLIMVIALVNCVIISAKTISRIAKMFGLCGVMLFEDDVPFAFGDFPTALLAIDRNEFQEIRQKLMKIVDEVRNLPINKERELQAQTEKEMATTLTDNLLGDDIASGHDILSTFIALEESGGAFKEQTAADRVSEEMSDHQKKKKKEEVREEKALLSPSRQNQKHLAMLKVDQSVMEEVEEPGEGFMELLHENTEYNIGNYISAMFQYIVEHPIVQFLILVIALLNCIIISVQTNSRIAKDHETAFLIWEWIIFTAFISEIVLKFTYGFRIFWMSGWNVLDFLVSLGLMVGYRFLPPSQNRIIRTLRLFRSVRLFAFSEGFSRALNSIARSMSALLNIFILIMCFMVMFGLCGVMLFGDEVPSAFGDFPTALYTLFICITQNGWFKIYYGFKGVDEALRYAALVYFFIFIFSCGFIFLNFFSSVIITNQELAVETDSTKSEEDESQKDLVHVDEVVAKTSMTQRQTPWHDSCLTNLTLENFENLVLLREAIDRNKKEFQEIRQKLIKIVEEVRNLPVNKERELQAQREKEMATTLTDNLLGDDIASGQAGDILSTFIALEEANLLDSRTTTDVFGEGLVQEGIRRLAREAVTDSLLRSKSSVMSVTHSN